A genomic stretch from Erysipelothrix sp. HDW6C includes:
- a CDS encoding PTS sugar transporter subunit IIA, which yields MKQRKDEYHNSKILLYLLNNNIVTVNELSECVGLSDKTIRNRLNALSVILDENEMGQIVKKPRVGIWLDSTDIQKQKIMAMISDNGLVSISDTEVDITKEIKTELLKTFKKDYLGVTATALSQKYFISQTSVSRNIKRLYESFTHRNITIVTSQKNGMYLDGCENDFRLVLKEHICTRENNQIEEGILDFFGTVDIAMIKEIIVRTENEWGIDVDEISFNEILVSICIAISRVKYSDSLKFSQDETDVLEQYVQFQFTKSICTKIEKYMHIALSEKDLWHLSIQILCARFIESNVSDNDPYTVLAYDNKLKKFVAEMIEVVSEILEFDLTKDRVLYNGLIQHLRPLFFRVRYGVNQSNEMIEYIKNEYKHVFRATWALTGFFQEHYNIDITENELGYIAIYFEAALHRRQPDLKVVLVTKRNMSYTQLMSEKISRSMNFEKRIEIINYHDFNIDNLDDVDVILTTDELDTISSRIIEMNNIFVDEGLREINTKIAEIKKMKMNRKTRFDTICHQLFTPELIFYDVEAKEKNEVIKMMADAMVAKGYVTENYYQTVVNHERFTSTDIGNGVAIPHGLQDEINEAKVAIAFLNKPIEWAAEKVDVVFLLAVKMDTNNEITKTKAFYKQYIYLIESDAKINRLRSMGSSVELYNYLIG from the coding sequence ATGAAACAGAGAAAAGACGAGTATCATAATTCGAAAATTTTATTATACCTTTTGAATAATAACATCGTCACAGTGAATGAACTCAGTGAATGTGTAGGCTTATCCGATAAAACAATTCGAAATCGACTGAATGCGCTCAGTGTAATTCTGGATGAGAATGAAATGGGGCAAATCGTTAAAAAGCCACGTGTTGGAATCTGGTTGGATTCAACGGACATTCAAAAACAGAAAATCATGGCAATGATTTCCGATAATGGTCTTGTAAGTATCTCTGACACTGAAGTGGATATTACTAAGGAAATTAAAACAGAACTACTTAAAACATTTAAGAAGGACTATTTGGGCGTGACTGCAACCGCATTGTCACAAAAGTACTTTATCAGTCAAACCTCCGTATCAAGGAATATCAAACGCCTTTATGAATCGTTTACCCATCGAAATATTACGATTGTTACCAGTCAAAAAAATGGGATGTATTTGGATGGATGCGAAAATGACTTCCGATTGGTGTTAAAAGAGCATATATGCACGCGTGAGAACAACCAAATTGAAGAAGGGATTCTCGATTTCTTCGGTACTGTCGATATTGCGATGATCAAAGAAATCATTGTTCGGACCGAGAACGAATGGGGAATTGACGTTGATGAAATCTCATTCAACGAGATACTCGTCAGTATTTGCATTGCGATAAGCAGGGTCAAGTACAGCGATTCATTAAAATTTAGCCAAGATGAAACAGATGTTTTGGAACAATACGTTCAATTTCAATTTACAAAGTCTATTTGTACCAAAATTGAGAAGTACATGCATATTGCTTTGAGTGAAAAAGACTTGTGGCATTTATCGATCCAGATTCTCTGTGCACGATTCATTGAATCCAATGTATCCGACAACGATCCCTATACGGTCCTTGCCTATGATAATAAGCTCAAAAAATTTGTAGCAGAGATGATTGAAGTTGTTTCGGAAATCTTGGAGTTTGATTTGACCAAAGATCGTGTGCTCTACAATGGTCTAATTCAACATTTGCGTCCCTTATTCTTTAGGGTTCGATATGGTGTCAATCAGTCAAATGAAATGATTGAATACATTAAGAATGAATACAAGCATGTCTTTCGTGCAACATGGGCGCTCACAGGATTCTTTCAAGAACACTACAATATTGATATTACAGAAAATGAACTTGGCTACATTGCGATTTACTTCGAGGCTGCATTGCACCGACGCCAACCCGATCTTAAAGTCGTGTTGGTTACCAAACGCAATATGAGTTATACCCAATTAATGTCGGAAAAGATCAGTCGCAGTATGAACTTCGAAAAACGTATTGAGATTATAAATTATCATGATTTCAATATTGATAATCTTGATGATGTGGATGTCATTCTCACAACAGATGAACTGGATACGATTAGCTCGCGAATTATTGAAATGAATAACATCTTTGTTGATGAAGGTTTGCGCGAAATCAACACTAAAATTGCTGAAATTAAAAAGATGAAAATGAACCGCAAGACCCGTTTTGACACAATTTGTCATCAGCTCTTTACGCCAGAACTCATATTTTATGATGTTGAAGCGAAAGAGAAAAATGAAGTAATCAAAATGATGGCAGATGCAATGGTTGCGAAAGGTTATGTTACAGAGAACTACTACCAGACTGTTGTTAATCATGAGCGTTTTACTTCGACGGATATCGGAAATGGTGTTGCGATTCCGCATGGACTTCAAGATGAAATTAACGAAGCAAAAGTAGCCATAGCGTTCCTTAACAAACCAATCGAATGGGCTGCTGAAAAAGTCGATGTTGTATTCCTTCTTGCTGTAAAGATGGATACGAACAATGAAATTACAAAAACAAAAGCATTCTACAAGCAATACATCTACTTGATTGAATCCGATGCGAAGATAAATCGACTTCGAAGTATGGGATCGAGTGTTGAATTGTACAATTATTTAATAGGATAG
- a CDS encoding PTS sugar transporter subunit IIA, with protein sequence MNLEKILNKNVIDLNMKAKSKDEAIRHLSELLLKENYIEDIETFVDDIYLREEEGITGIGNFIAIPHGKSDSVKQIGIAIGRLDDEIEWETIDEQGVKLIFLFAVSNDTEYATNHMKLLSEIARKLGNDEAVAQLLESRTYEQLSRVFVQ encoded by the coding sequence ATGAACTTAGAGAAGATACTAAATAAAAATGTGATAGATCTAAATATGAAGGCAAAATCAAAAGATGAGGCAATCCGACACCTGAGTGAACTTTTGCTTAAGGAAAACTATATTGAGGATATTGAAACCTTCGTGGATGATATTTATTTGCGTGAGGAAGAGGGTATCACGGGTATTGGTAATTTTATTGCCATTCCGCATGGGAAATCCGACTCAGTCAAACAAATTGGTATTGCGATTGGAAGACTGGATGATGAAATTGAGTGGGAAACGATTGATGAACAAGGTGTTAAGTTAATCTTCTTGTTTGCCGTCAGCAATGATACGGAGTACGCTACCAATCACATGAAATTACTGTCGGAGATTGCACGTAAGCTTGGAAACGATGAGGCTGTTGCACAATTGTTGGAATCACGAACGTACGAACAGCTTTCAAGAGTATTCGTACAATGA
- the iolB gene encoding 5-deoxy-glucuronate isomerase — translation MRKIVNQPLGSTTMEYTGLEVFELEPEDVLEMTAPKGVEYCVVLLYGYGHSTINETNENQIGNRMSVFSDTVAYALYICELDSFRFVATTEAQIAVCSGKSNGTHPSRMIPPNINGIEQRGYGNIKRTAKNILPESDPADSLLIVEVITEGGNWSSFPSHRHDENDLPHQSMLEEIYFHKVNPSEKGFALQRVYNDDTSIDEAYVLKDNTVVNVPQGYHPVSVPPGCTLYYLNVMAGPTRTWVFHNDPTFEHLIK, via the coding sequence ATGCGTAAAATCGTAAATCAGCCATTGGGTAGCACAACCATGGAGTATACAGGTCTTGAAGTGTTTGAATTGGAACCGGAAGATGTGCTGGAGATGACAGCGCCCAAGGGCGTTGAGTACTGTGTTGTTTTACTGTATGGATATGGTCACAGTACGATTAATGAAACAAATGAAAATCAAATTGGGAATCGCATGAGTGTATTTTCGGATACAGTCGCATATGCACTTTATATCTGTGAATTGGATTCGTTCCGGTTTGTAGCAACTACTGAGGCACAAATTGCCGTGTGTTCTGGAAAATCAAACGGAACCCATCCGAGTCGCATGATTCCCCCTAATATCAATGGAATTGAACAGAGGGGATATGGAAATATCAAACGGACTGCGAAGAACATTCTTCCGGAAAGTGACCCAGCCGATAGTTTGCTAATTGTTGAAGTCATCACTGAAGGTGGCAATTGGTCTAGTTTTCCTTCGCATCGTCACGATGAAAATGACTTACCGCATCAATCAATGCTTGAAGAGATTTATTTTCACAAAGTGAATCCGAGTGAAAAGGGGTTTGCGCTACAACGCGTTTACAACGATGATACGAGCATTGATGAAGCGTACGTACTGAAAGATAATACGGTTGTGAATGTGCCGCAGGGATACCACCCTGTGTCTGTACCGCCGGGTTGCACCCTCTACTATCTCAATGTAATGGCGGGTCCTACGCGAACCTGGGTTTTCCACAATGATCCGACATTTGAACACTTGATCAAATAA
- a CDS encoding AEC family transporter: MDKIIIRSLGYVLMILAGIVLKNKGFFKSEDRYVLAKISLNVTMPMAIFASFKGFHFETSLIAIIGFGFVVNLILAGIALVVSRKEKPKERALKMLNNSSHNIGSFVLPYLTGFYAPEAMIYSSMFDVGNSFYSMGINLGIAEVVSGKQNDFNLKAFLKTVFSSPPFITYIVMTLVVVLNVTLTDAVFEIADMMGRANVFIVMFMFGIMFEIHPTRSSIKKSLSVLMLRYVCATLMAIVVWLVFPIPDVAKQVLTIVLFAPMSSVISTFCLSLNCDSGVSSFVSSVSIPISIVINTVLIAMWQF, encoded by the coding sequence ATGGATAAAATAATTATACGGTCATTGGGGTATGTCTTGATGATTCTTGCGGGAATTGTTCTAAAAAACAAAGGGTTCTTTAAATCAGAGGATCGGTATGTCCTCGCTAAAATTAGTCTTAATGTCACAATGCCAATGGCCATATTCGCCAGTTTCAAAGGGTTTCATTTTGAAACATCACTGATTGCAATTATTGGATTTGGATTTGTTGTAAACCTTATCCTAGCGGGGATAGCATTGGTGGTATCGCGCAAAGAGAAACCCAAAGAGCGTGCACTCAAAATGTTGAACAACTCGAGTCACAATATTGGTAGCTTTGTGTTACCCTACTTAACAGGATTCTATGCACCTGAGGCCATGATTTATTCATCGATGTTTGATGTGGGAAACTCATTTTATTCGATGGGCATTAATTTGGGGATTGCGGAGGTTGTTTCTGGGAAACAAAATGACTTCAATCTGAAAGCATTCTTGAAGACTGTATTTTCTTCACCACCATTCATTACCTACATTGTTATGACACTTGTAGTTGTCCTCAATGTGACATTGACGGATGCAGTCTTTGAAATTGCCGATATGATGGGCCGGGCCAATGTCTTTATCGTGATGTTTATGTTTGGAATTATGTTTGAAATCCATCCAACCCGCTCTTCAATAAAAAAATCATTAAGTGTGCTGATGCTTCGTTATGTGTGTGCGACATTGATGGCAATTGTGGTGTGGCTGGTATTCCCTATTCCAGATGTTGCAAAGCAAGTCTTGACGATTGTTTTGTTTGCACCGATGAGCAGTGTAATTTCGACGTTCTGCCTATCGCTCAATTGTGATAGCGGAGTCAGCAGTTTTGTCAGCTCAGTCAGTATCCCAATTAGTATTGTAATTAATACAGTTTTAATCGCAATGTGGCAATTCTAA
- a CDS encoding RpiB/LacA/LacB family sugar-phosphate isomerase has protein sequence MKIALINENSQAAKNSIIYTSLVQEAEKKGHTVDNYGMYSNEQEHQLTYVQNGLIASILLTTKAADFVVTGCGTGQGAMLACNSFPNVLCGHIVTPLDAFLFGQVNDGNCVAMPFAQGFGWGAEVNLNYTFEKLFSEPFGGGYPKDRVIPEQRNKKILDSVKAVTHQPLIKILKEIDQDFLKSAINYPEFKDMFFKNSQDQEISNYLKSILD, from the coding sequence ATGAAAATCGCATTAATTAATGAAAACTCACAAGCTGCAAAGAACAGCATTATCTATACATCGCTTGTTCAAGAAGCTGAGAAAAAAGGACATACAGTAGATAACTACGGCATGTATAGTAATGAGCAAGAACACCAATTAACCTATGTTCAAAACGGACTTATCGCTTCAATCCTCCTTACAACAAAGGCAGCTGACTTTGTTGTTACAGGATGTGGAACAGGACAAGGCGCAATGCTTGCTTGTAACTCATTTCCAAATGTTCTCTGTGGTCATATTGTAACGCCATTGGACGCTTTCCTTTTTGGACAAGTTAACGATGGAAACTGTGTTGCCATGCCTTTTGCCCAAGGTTTTGGATGGGGAGCCGAAGTAAACTTAAACTATACTTTCGAGAAACTCTTTTCCGAGCCATTTGGTGGTGGATACCCTAAAGATCGCGTTATCCCTGAACAACGCAATAAGAAGATCTTAGATTCTGTGAAAGCAGTCACTCACCAACCACTCATCAAAATCTTAAAGGAAATTGACCAAGACTTCCTAAAGTCAGCAATCAATTATCCTGAGTTTAAAGATATGTTCTTCAAGAACTCACAAGATCAAGAAATCTCTAATTACCTGAAATCAATTTTAGACTAG
- a CDS encoding gluconate 5-dehydrogenase, with amino-acid sequence MSTFKMENFRLDGKVALVTGASYGIGLALATGYAEAGATIVFNDINQDLVNKGLDAYKELGIKAHGYVCDVTNEAQVQAMIKQIETEVGVVDILVNNAGIIKRIPMIEMSVEDWRQVIDIDLNGPFIMSKAVLPSMIAKGHGKIINICSMMSELGRETVSAYAAAKGGLKMLTRNIASEYGEHNIQCNGIGPGYIETPQTAPLRVEGHPFNSFIISKTPAARWGKPEDLMGPAVFLASEASDFVNGHVLYVDGGILAYIGKQPE; translated from the coding sequence ATGAGTACATTTAAAATGGAAAACTTCCGCCTTGACGGAAAAGTCGCCCTAGTAACAGGCGCGTCTTATGGAATTGGATTGGCACTTGCAACAGGCTACGCCGAAGCAGGAGCGACGATTGTCTTTAACGACATCAACCAAGATCTTGTTAATAAAGGTCTTGATGCCTATAAAGAACTTGGAATCAAAGCACACGGATACGTTTGCGATGTTACCAACGAAGCGCAAGTTCAAGCAATGATCAAACAAATCGAAACAGAAGTTGGAGTTGTTGATATTCTTGTTAACAACGCAGGAATTATCAAACGTATTCCAATGATTGAGATGAGCGTCGAAGATTGGCGTCAAGTTATCGACATCGACCTTAACGGCCCCTTCATTATGTCTAAAGCAGTCCTACCAAGTATGATTGCAAAAGGTCATGGAAAAATTATTAACATTTGCTCAATGATGAGTGAACTTGGACGTGAAACTGTGTCTGCATACGCTGCTGCTAAAGGTGGGTTAAAGATGCTTACACGAAATATCGCTTCAGAATATGGCGAACATAACATCCAATGTAACGGAATTGGACCGGGTTACATCGAAACACCACAAACCGCACCGTTACGTGTGGAAGGTCATCCATTTAACAGTTTCATTATCTCAAAGACTCCAGCAGCACGTTGGGGAAAACCTGAAGATTTAATGGGACCTGCAGTCTTCTTAGCATCGGAAGCTTCAGACTTTGTAAACGGTCATGTTTTATATGTTGACGGCGGTATCTTAGCATACATCGGAAAACAACCAGAATAG
- a CDS encoding sugar kinase, whose amino-acid sequence MKKVITFGEIMLRLVPEGYNRFTQADRFLATYGGGEANVAVSLANFGIDAAFVTKLPTHAIGQSAVNDLRRYGVETRHITRGGDRVGIYFLEKGASQRASNVIYDRAHSAIAEASADDFDWETIFEGYDWFHFTGITPALGENVAAITLAALKEAKKQGLKVSCDLNYRKKLWTQAQAQETMSALMEYVDVLVANEEDSEKVFGIKAAETDVDLGEINHENYIDVAKQLQARFNFEKVTITLRESISASDNIWSTMLYVDGHAYFSKKYNVHIVDRVGGGDSFGSGLIYALLNDYSNQDAIEFATAASCLKHSIEGDYNRVSVDEVLALAKGDGSGRVQR is encoded by the coding sequence ATGAAAAAAGTAATTACATTCGGCGAAATTATGCTTCGCCTCGTACCCGAAGGGTATAACCGTTTTACACAAGCGGATCGCTTTCTCGCTACGTATGGTGGTGGCGAAGCAAACGTTGCTGTATCGCTTGCTAACTTCGGCATTGATGCTGCGTTTGTAACAAAGTTACCAACCCACGCAATTGGTCAAAGTGCAGTCAACGACTTACGCCGTTATGGTGTAGAGACACGTCATATAACACGCGGTGGCGATCGTGTTGGTATTTACTTCCTTGAAAAAGGAGCATCACAGCGTGCCAGCAACGTTATCTATGATCGTGCTCACTCCGCAATCGCAGAAGCAAGTGCCGATGATTTTGATTGGGAAACAATCTTTGAAGGATATGATTGGTTTCATTTTACTGGAATCACACCCGCTCTTGGAGAGAATGTTGCTGCAATTACATTGGCAGCCCTTAAAGAAGCAAAGAAACAAGGTCTTAAAGTTAGTTGTGATTTGAATTACCGCAAGAAGCTTTGGACTCAAGCACAAGCACAAGAGACCATGTCAGCATTAATGGAATACGTTGATGTGTTAGTCGCAAACGAAGAAGACTCCGAAAAAGTCTTCGGAATTAAGGCTGCTGAAACAGATGTTGATCTTGGTGAAATTAACCATGAAAACTACATTGATGTTGCCAAGCAATTGCAAGCACGTTTCAATTTTGAAAAAGTTACCATTACCTTGCGCGAATCAATCAGCGCAAGTGACAATATTTGGTCAACCATGCTTTATGTCGATGGACATGCATATTTCTCAAAGAAATATAACGTGCACATCGTCGATCGTGTTGGTGGTGGTGATAGCTTTGGTAGCGGGCTCATTTATGCACTCTTGAATGATTACTCCAATCAAGATGCGATTGAGTTTGCAACTGCAGCAAGTTGTTTAAAGCACTCAATCGAAGGGGATTATAACCGCGTGAGTGTGGATGAAGTATTAGCGTTGGCCAAGGGCGATGGCTCGGGTCGCGTTCAACGATAG
- a CDS encoding bifunctional 4-hydroxy-2-oxoglutarate aldolase/2-dehydro-3-deoxy-phosphogluconate aldolase, which translates to MSRILERIQNIGIVPVVKIENTDDILPMAKALKDGGIDCMEITFRSEYATTAIRDIVAHYPDMVIGAGTVTSVAYAQQAKDAGAMFIVTPGFNEEVVAWCVENNIPIIPGVQTASEIEAAMAFNLTTLKFFPAESSGGARKLKDFSGPYSGISFMPSGGINAANMHEYLQLPNVAAIGGSFMLPADEIAAGNWDHITQLTKEAIKHLLSYRLIHVGINHDNANDAEANAKLICELFGFTYYGKPKSHFAGEGFEFMNTMGRGKHGHIGIYTPYPERALYQLNKLGVHAIDDTITRNKKTNRINFAYLDREINGFAIHLINPDVKM; encoded by the coding sequence ATGAGCAGAATACTCGAAAGAATACAAAATATCGGCATTGTACCTGTAGTAAAGATTGAAAACACTGACGATATCTTACCAATGGCAAAAGCATTGAAAGATGGCGGTATCGATTGTATGGAAATCACTTTCCGCAGCGAATATGCCACCACAGCCATCCGTGACATTGTGGCCCACTATCCAGATATGGTGATTGGTGCTGGAACCGTAACATCGGTTGCATATGCACAACAAGCAAAAGATGCCGGTGCAATGTTTATTGTAACACCAGGATTTAATGAAGAGGTTGTAGCGTGGTGTGTTGAAAATAACATCCCCATCATTCCAGGTGTGCAAACTGCATCAGAAATTGAAGCAGCCATGGCGTTCAATCTCACAACATTAAAGTTCTTCCCTGCTGAATCCAGCGGTGGTGCACGCAAACTTAAAGACTTCTCCGGTCCTTACAGTGGTATTTCATTTATGCCCTCTGGCGGTATAAACGCAGCGAACATGCATGAATACTTGCAATTACCCAATGTCGCAGCCATCGGTGGCAGCTTCATGTTACCTGCCGATGAGATTGCAGCTGGCAATTGGGACCATATAACGCAACTTACAAAAGAAGCCATTAAACATTTACTGAGCTATCGCTTGATTCATGTTGGTATCAATCATGACAATGCAAATGACGCGGAAGCAAATGCGAAACTTATTTGCGAACTCTTTGGTTTTACCTATTATGGCAAACCCAAAAGCCACTTCGCGGGTGAAGGCTTTGAATTCATGAATACAATGGGACGTGGTAAACATGGTCATATTGGGATTTACACCCCATATCCAGAACGCGCATTGTATCAACTCAACAAACTTGGCGTTCACGCTATAGACGATACAATTACACGCAATAAAAAAACGAATCGCATTAACTTTGCCTACTTGGATCGTGAGATTAATGGGTTTGCAATACATCTGATTAATCCAGATGTGAAAATGTAG
- a CDS encoding glycoside hydrolase family 88 protein — MSTQIKAVVIEDILKQDEFLTNPKLTQAEITTALDDVIRKIDINMEYFKEKFPWSATRDLLYPIIENVDWTEGFWTGQLWLAYEYTGDAKYKDLAMLNVRSFRDRLDRNIELEHHDLGFLYSLSCVAAYKITGDEFAKETAVLAADKLMTRWQEKGEFIQAWGEYNNPEHYRFIIDCLLNIPLLYWASEVTGDMKYDTMARKHFATSVKYVVRSDASAYHTFYMNPVDGSPVRGATRQGYSDDSSWARGQAWAIYGIPLNIRYTHDTQATDLYIGMTNYFLNRLPKDNVPFWDLIFTDGDDQSRDSSAAAIAACGMMEMNNYLSDDALKSIYDGAVHTMMRSLINNYTEARHNPGNPIIYHGVYSWHSGKGVDQGNIWGDYFYLEALMRLHTEWNPYW; from the coding sequence ATGTCAACGCAAATTAAAGCGGTAGTAATTGAAGACATTTTGAAACAAGATGAATTTCTTACGAATCCGAAACTTACGCAAGCCGAGATAACAACGGCCCTTGATGATGTCATTCGTAAGATTGATATCAACATGGAATACTTCAAAGAAAAATTTCCTTGGAGTGCAACTCGAGATCTACTATATCCAATCATTGAGAATGTTGATTGGACTGAAGGATTTTGGACTGGCCAGTTATGGCTCGCCTATGAATACACAGGGGATGCGAAATACAAAGACTTAGCGATGCTTAATGTAAGGTCGTTTAGAGATCGTCTTGATCGCAATATTGAATTGGAACATCATGATTTGGGTTTCTTATACTCACTATCATGTGTTGCCGCCTATAAAATTACCGGAGATGAGTTTGCCAAAGAAACAGCAGTTTTAGCTGCAGATAAGCTTATGACGCGCTGGCAAGAAAAAGGTGAATTCATCCAAGCATGGGGAGAGTATAACAATCCCGAACATTATCGTTTCATCATTGATTGTCTTCTAAACATTCCATTGCTCTATTGGGCAAGCGAAGTTACCGGGGATATGAAATATGACACGATGGCGCGTAAGCACTTTGCAACAAGCGTTAAATATGTTGTGCGAAGTGATGCCAGTGCTTATCATACGTTCTATATGAATCCAGTGGATGGCTCACCCGTTCGTGGCGCAACTCGCCAAGGATACAGTGATGACTCTTCATGGGCACGTGGTCAAGCGTGGGCAATTTATGGGATTCCACTCAATATTCGTTACACACATGATACTCAAGCTACCGATTTATACATCGGCATGACAAATTACTTTTTAAACCGTCTCCCTAAAGATAACGTACCGTTTTGGGACTTAATCTTTACAGACGGTGATGATCAATCACGTGACTCCAGTGCCGCGGCAATTGCAGCATGTGGAATGATGGAAATGAACAACTATCTCAGTGATGATGCTTTGAAATCAATCTATGATGGCGCAGTTCATACAATGATGCGCTCACTCATTAACAACTATACTGAAGCACGCCACAACCCTGGGAATCCAATCATTTACCATGGTGTCTACTCATGGCACAGTGGGAAGGGTGTTGACCAAGGGAATATCTGGGGCGATTACTTTTACTTAGAAGCATTAATGAGACTGCACACAGAATGGAATCCATATTGGTAG
- a CDS encoding PTS sugar transporter subunit IIB: MTAPNIVMTRIDERLVHGQGQLWIKTLGVNTVIVANDEASNDAMAQTLMKAVIPKSVAMRFFSLEKTIDVIHKASPQQSIFLIVKDPKDVLTLVEGGVPITEVNIGNIHNCEGKEKITRSIFLGDEDKASLKSLAENHNMKFNTKTTPRGDDGSVEVDITKYL, encoded by the coding sequence ATGACAGCACCAAATATCGTAATGACACGAATCGATGAACGTTTAGTTCACGGACAGGGACAACTTTGGATTAAGACACTGGGTGTCAATACTGTAATCGTTGCGAACGATGAAGCAAGTAATGACGCAATGGCACAAACGCTGATGAAAGCCGTCATTCCAAAATCAGTAGCGATGCGTTTTTTCTCACTAGAAAAAACAATCGATGTGATTCACAAAGCATCACCGCAACAATCAATTTTCTTGATTGTGAAAGATCCCAAAGATGTCCTTACACTTGTGGAAGGGGGCGTTCCGATTACAGAAGTAAATATTGGGAACATCCACAACTGTGAAGGCAAAGAAAAAATTACCCGTTCAATATTCTTGGGCGATGAAGACAAAGCAAGTTTGAAATCATTGGCCGAGAATCACAACATGAAGTTCAATACGAAAACAACACCACGTGGTGATGATGGTTCGGTTGAAGTAGATATTACAAAATACTTATAG
- a CDS encoding PTS mannose/fructose/sorbose/N-acetylgalactosamine transporter subunit IIC: MDITLIQALLIGLWTAACYSGMLWGIYTNRAIFLAFGVGVILGDIPTALQVGAIAELAFMGFGVGAGGTVPPNPIGPGIIGTLMAITNPSITPESALALSMPFAVAIQFLQTAIYTVRAGAPESANRALDNQNFKGFKFHANLTLVLFAVVGFFLGFLGAFSMDFLTQLVGYIPQQLLTGLNVAGGMLPAIGFAMILSVMVKKELIPFVILGYVLAAYLKLPVIGIALVASIFAVQQYNAANNPATAGANTEVGNDDWI; this comes from the coding sequence ATGGATATTACACTAATTCAAGCCTTACTCATAGGGCTTTGGACAGCTGCTTGTTATTCAGGGATGCTGTGGGGAATTTATACAAACCGTGCTATTTTCTTAGCATTCGGTGTCGGCGTTATCCTTGGTGATATTCCAACCGCATTACAAGTTGGAGCAATCGCTGAGTTAGCATTTATGGGATTCGGTGTTGGTGCCGGTGGTACAGTTCCACCAAACCCAATTGGTCCTGGTATTATTGGTACATTGATGGCAATTACAAACCCTTCGATTACACCTGAGAGTGCATTAGCATTATCAATGCCTTTCGCAGTTGCAATTCAATTCTTACAAACAGCAATCTATACAGTACGTGCTGGTGCACCTGAAAGTGCAAACCGTGCTTTAGACAATCAAAACTTTAAAGGCTTTAAATTCCACGCTAACTTGACACTTGTCTTGTTTGCAGTTGTTGGGTTCTTCTTGGGATTCCTCGGAGCATTTAGCATGGACTTCTTAACACAATTAGTTGGATACATCCCACAACAACTCCTAACAGGATTGAATGTTGCCGGTGGTATGTTACCTGCAATTGGATTTGCAATGATCTTATCCGTCATGGTTAAGAAAGAATTAATTCCATTTGTAATCCTAGGATATGTTCTTGCAGCATACTTAAAATTACCAGTAATTGGTATTGCATTGGTTGCGTCAATCTTTGCCGTTCAACAATATAATGCCGCAAACAACCCAGCAACAGCGGGAGCAAACACGGAGGTAGGCAACGATGACTGGATCTAA